The DNA segment ACGCGTCGGCGCGTCCAGGGGCGGACTACCGACGGTCGCTCGCGGTCCTGTCGCAGGCTGCGGCGTCCGGGCGGTCCGGCCACGTCAAGTCGGCGCTCATGCTGGGGCTCGGGGAGACGCGGGACGAGATCGAGGGCGTGCTCGACGATCTGCGGGCGGCCGGTGTGACCGTGGTGTGCATGGGGCAGTACCTTCGCCCGTCGCCGGAGCACCTGCCCGTCGCGAGGTATGTGCCGCCCGAGGAGTTCGACGAGCTTCGGGCGGTCGCGGAGGCGAGGGGATTCGCCCGGGTGGTCGCGGGCCCGTTCGTCAGAAGCTCGTACGAGGCCGACCGCGTCGCGGGGCGCACGCGCGGGGCCGGCCTGGCGACGGTCGCGCGCTGACGCGCAGCAACAAGGAGACCGCATGAGGATCAGGGTGACATCCCGGCACGTTGAGGTGGACGACGCGCTCAGGGCGTACGTCGAGGAGAAGACGCGAGGCCTGAGCCGGTACTTCGACCGCGTTGACGAGGCGAACGTCGTGCTGTCGGCGGAAGGCCACAGGAAGGTCGCGGCCCTGACCGTGCACGCCTCGAGGGCGACCATCTCGAGCGAGCAGGACGGCGATGACGTTCGGAGCGCGTTCGACAACGCGCTGGAGAAGGTCCAGCGTCAGGTGAGGCGGCACAAGGCGCGCGTGCGCGACCACAAGCACGGGGTGCCGACGAGCGACGTCGCCGAGGAGCTCGCGGGCGCGCCCCCGAGCGGCGTCGGGATCGTCCCCGAGACGCTGGCGGCCGAGCCGATGACGCCGGAGGCCGCCGTGGCCGAGCTGAGCGCCGCGAGCGTCGGCTTCCTCGTCTTCCTGAACTCGGAGACCGGGAAGGTGAACGTGCTCTACCGTCGGGACGACGGGCACTACGGGCTCGTGGAGCCCGGGGGCTCGGAAGGCGCGTGACGGGCGGGCTGCTCGCCGGGGGAGAGACTGTCGTGGAGGGTCCGAACACCGCGGAGATCATCCGGCACCTGAGGAGCGCGCTCGATCTCAGCCTCGTGACCGAGGGAGTCGAGTGGGGGGCCGAGATCACGCACCGGGGCACGTTCAGCCCCGGGCTCCTGCTCGCCGGGTTCGAGCGGCGGTTCGCGGCGGACAGGATCCAGGTGCTCGGGGACCTTGAGCTCGAGTACGTGGAGTCGCTCGATCCGGATCAGCGGGCCGCAGCGTTCAGGAGGCTCTGCGTGTCGACGGTGCCCCTGATCGTCGTGGCGGACGGGCGTCCGGTCCCGCCAGAGCTCGTCAGCGCCGCGCGCGAGAGAGGGGTCCCCGTCTACTCGAGCGGCGCCCACGCGGCGAGGGTGGCCGTCGACATCGGGTCCTACATCGCCGAGGTGCTCGCGCCGTCCGTCGCCATCCACGGCACGCTCGTGGATGTGTACGGGGTCGGTCTTCTCTTCACGGGGAAGAGCGGCATCGGCAAGAGCGAGTGCGCGCTGGACCTGGTCGCCAACGGGCATCGCCTCGTCGCGGACGACCTCGTGAAGATCGTGCGGACGCCGCAGGGCTACCTCGTCGGCTCGTGCAGCGAGTTGCTCCGGCACCACATGGAGATCCGCGGCGTGGGGATCATCGACCTGCGCGCGATGTTCGGGGTCCGCGCGACCAGGCAGCGCAAGCGCGTCGAGGTCGAGGTCAAGCTGACGACGTGGTCGGACGTGGAGGACTACGACCGTTTGGGCTTCGACCAGGACGCCACGGAGATCCTGGGCGTGAAGATCCCGCAGGTCGTCCTGCCGCTCGTGCCGGGCAAGAACATCACGGTGATCTCCGAGGTCATCGCCCTCGACCACCTGCTGCGACTGGGCGGGGTCCACACGGCCCGCGAGTTCGGCGCGCGACTGAGAGACCTCGCCGATCGGCAGGCGATGCCCGACGAGGCGGACCGGAGCGACGACGAGTGAACGGACAGCGCCGCAAGATAGGGTGTGTCCTCGTGGCCCATGCCAGGGTCGCCGAGTGCCTCGTCGAGGCGGTGCAGGGCATTCTCGGGAAGCAGAGCGGCTGGGTCACCGTGTCGAACGCGGGGCTCGGGCTCAAGGAACTGCTGGCAGCCGTCAGCCGGGCGGTGGACGACCTCGGACGGTCGCACGACGTCGTCGTTCTCAGCGACATGCCTGGCGGGAGCTGCCACCACGCCTGCCAGGAGCTGGCCGTCGCGCGCCCCGGCCTCAGGGTCGTGAGCGGCGTGAACCTCATGATGCTCCTGGAGTTCTTCGTGAAGAGGGACCGGCACAGCGTCGACGAGCTGGTGGGCCTGATCGGGGAGCGCGGCCGGGACTCGGTCCGCGTGTCGTGACGTGCCTCCAACGCTGGAACTCGTGCGCATCGACGACCGGCTGATCCACGGACAGGTGACCGTCGCCTGGGGGACGTGGCTCGAGCCGGACCGGATCGTGCTGGCGAACGACGAGGTCGCCGGGACGCCGTGGCGACGCGACCTCTACGCGGGGTTCGACACGCTCGGCGCCGCCGTCAGCGTGGTGGCCGTGGACGCGCTCGCGGCGGCGATGGCCGACGGGCGGTGGGACGGGGAGCGCATGATCCTCATCGTCGAGTCGCCGACCGATCTTCTGAGGCTCATCGAGCAGGGAGTCCCGGTGCCGGCCGCGAACGTCGGCGGGATGCACTTCGCGCCGGGGAAGCGGGAGCTCCTTCCGTACGTCTACGTGGACGACGGCGACATCCGCGCGATGAGGGCGATCGTCGGACGAGGCACGTCCCTCTTCGCTCAGGACGTTCCGCAGTCCGGGCAGGTCGATCTCGCCCTGCTGATCGCGGAGCCGGACCCGGGGCCGCGGGAGGACCAGCGCACCGGTGCATAGCGTCACGCTCATCCTCTGCATCCACAACCACCAGCCGGTGGGGAATCTCCCGGACGTCTTCGAACGGGCGTACCGCGACGCCTATCTGCCGTTTCTCGAGACGCTGGAACGGCACCCGGCGGTCAAGCTCGCGCTTCACAACACGGGGCCGCTGCTCGAGTGGTACGAGGAGCGGGCGCCGGAGTACCTCGATCGCGTCCGCGCGCTCGTCGCCCGGGGGCAGGTCGAGGTGCTGACGGGGGGATTCTACGAGCCGATCCTGTCGGCGATCCCGGAACGGGACGCCCTCGGCCAGGTCGCGATGATGAGCGACTACGCGGAGCGGACCTTCGGCGCGCGACCGCGGGGCATGTGGCTGGCGGAGCGCGTGTGGGAGCCCGGGCTCGCGAGGGTCATCGCCGGCGCGGGCGTGGAGTACGTGCCCCTGGACGACTACGAGTTCCGACTCGCCGGGCTCTCCGACGACGAGCTCACCGGGAGCTTCGTCACCGAAGACGAGGGGGCGCCGCTTACGCTCCTTCCCATCAGCAAGAGGCTGCGATACGCCATTCCGTTCGGGCCGCCCGATGAGACACTGGCGGTCCTGCGCTCGCTCGGGGAGCGCGGCGGCGGTCTCATGGCGCTCTTCGGGGACGACGGCGAGAAGTTCGGCGTGTGGCCGGGAACCCGCGAGCACGTCTACGGCGACGGATGGCTCGAGGCCTTCTTCACGGCGCTCGAAAGGAACGCGTCGTGGCTCACGACGGCGACCCTCGCGGAGTTCGTCGACCGCGAGCCGCCGCGCGGGAGGGTCTATCTGCCCGCGGCCTCGTACCCCGAGATGATGGAGTGGGCGCTGCCGACGCCCGCCAGGCGAAGCTACGAGCGGCTTCTCAGGAAGGTCGGGGAGCAGGGCGCTCTCGACGAGTGGGGACCGTTCCTGAGCGGGGGCACCTGGAAGGGGTTCATCGCCAAGTACGACGAGTCGAACCGCATGGTCCGGAAGATGATGCGCGTGAGCGGGAAGGTCTCGGCCGCGGCGAGGGCGCTCGAGCGCTCGCGGGGCGGCGCCGGAGCGACTCCCGACCCGTCGGAGCGGCGTCCGGCCGTCGGCGCCGAGGAGATCGACGCCGCGAGGCGAGAGCTCTGGCGCGGGCAGTGCAACTGCGCGTACTGGCACGGGATCTTCGGCGGGCTCTACCTTCCGCATCTGCGGGCGGCCGTGTACCGCCATCTCATCAGGGCCGAGAACGTCGTGGACAGGGCTCGCGGCACGCGGTGGGACGCGGCGGAGGCGACGGACCACGACCTTGACGGCGACGAGGAGGTGCTGCTCGAGTCGCACTGGGCGAACGTCTACGTCGCTCCCGCGAAGGGAGGAGCGATCTTCGAGATCGACGCCCGCGGGAGCGAGGCGAACGTCCTCGGGACCATGTCGCGTTACGAGGAGGCCTACCACGACCTCCTCGCCCGGGCGGACGACACGCCGGCTCAGGGCGTCGCGAACATCCACGACGCCGTCCGAGCCAAGGAGAAGGGCCTCGCGCGGCTCGCCGCGCCCGACGCGCGGCCGCGCCGGTCGGCGGTGGACAGGTTCGTGCCCGTGGACCTCTGCGGGGCGGCGGATCTCGACCCGGAGCAGGACGACATCGGCTCGCTCGCGGGCACCCGCTACCGCTTCGAGCTCGCGCGGACCGACGGGGCCGTCGGGGCGGTGATGACCGCGTGCGGCACCGTGGAGCAGGCGCAGGGCGCGACGCCGGTGAAGATCGCGAAGGCCGTGTGGCTCGAGCCGGACCGCCGGGTCCGCGTGACGCACGGGGTGTCGGCCGAAGGGCCCATCGAGGCGGCGTTCGTGTCGGAGTGGAATCTGGCGTTCCTCACGGGGCATCCGGACTACGTGTTCCTGGAAGAGGCCGACGGCGAGCGGAAGAGCCTCGCCGAGCCGATCGTGCTCGCGGCGAGAGGCCCCATCCGGATCGTCGATCGGCTGTCGTCGCACGCTCTCACGCTCACGGCAACGCCTGCTGCGCTCTTCCGGCTGTCGCCGCTCGAGACGGTCTCCCAGTCGGAGGGCGGCTTCGAGCGCGTGCACCAGGGCGTCACGGTCCTCGCGTGCTGGCCGATGTCGCTCAGGCCCGGCGCGGCGTCGGAGGTGGAGATCGCACTCGGCGTGTCGCCGGAGGGAGCCTGACGGCATGACGAACGCCTCGTCGGTCGGCGCGATCGCCCTGCTCGGGGGCGCCCTCGGTCTGGACACGACGGCGGCCCTCCAGGTGATGGTGTCCGAGCCGCTCGTGGCGGGGACGCTCGCGGGCGCCGCGCTGGGAGACGCCGGGACCGGCGCGGTCATCGGGGGAGCGCTCCAGCTGGTGTGGGCGGGCGCGCTCCCCGTCGGCGCGGCCCCGTTCCCGGACGCCGCGCCCGCCGCGGTGGGCGGCGCAGGCGGCGCTATCCTCCTGGCCCGGGCGGGCGTGCCGGCCGCCACGGCGACGGCCGCAGGGCTCTTCGTCGCGCTTGTGGCGGGGATGGTCGGGCAACGGGCGACCGGCTGGCTCAGGGACCGGAATGACGGTCTGGCCCGCCGTGCGGAGACACGCGCGGCGCACGGTGATGCGCGGGGCGTGACATCGGCTGTGGCGGTGGGGCTGGCCGCGCGGTTCGCGACATCGGGCGCGCTTGCGCTCGCCGCCGCCCTCGCGCTGGCGGCGGCGGCCGGGCCGCTTGGGTCGCTCCCGGCGCGCGCAGGGGTCTCGCCCCTCTTCTGGGCCGCTCCGCTGGCCGTGTCCGTCGCCGTCGCGGCGGCCCGCTGTCGGCTCGAGCGGTGGCTTCTCGCCGCGGGGCTCGCGGCGGGGGCCATGGCAGCGGTCCTCTCGTGAGGTGCCGAACGTGACGCCGGAGAGCACTCGCGGTGCGGAAGGCCTCAGAAGCGGACTCGCGGCCGCGGTCATCGCGCGCTCGTTCCTGCTGCAGTCGGTCTGGAACAGGCGAACGATGCAGAGCGTGGGCTTCTGCTATGCCATGCTCCCGGTGCTCGGGGAGAAGCGCGCGGATGGCGCCGCAGCGAAGGCGTTCCTCGAGAGGCACCTGGGGTTCTTCAACACGAACCCGGTTCTGGCCTCGTACGTGCTCGGCGCGGCGGCGGCCGCCGAGCTCGGGTGTTCGGGGCGTTCCGAACACGAAGCGGAGGCTACGAAGCGGGCCCTTTCGGGACCGCTGGGCATGGCCGGCGACGCCCTCTTCTGGGCGGCGTTGAGGCCGCTCGGGGGGTTCCTTGGCGTCGTGGCCCTGCTTGCGGGGAAGCCCTGGGCGGCCGCCGTCCCGCTCGTCCTGTACAACGCGCCGCACCTTCTGGTGCGCGTTCGCGGGGTGCTCGCGGGCGCGGCGCGCGGGCCGGCGGCGGCCAGGGAGGTCCTCGGGCCGGGCGTAAGGCGGACCGTCGCCGCGCTGCGGGCCGCGTGCGCGTTCGCCGCCGGGTTCGTGGCCGCGCTCGCCGTCGCACGCGCCGCCGCCGGGCCGCGGGGTGTCGTCGCGGCCGGGCTCGCGTGCGCGGCGGGGCTCGTCGCGCTCCGGCTGCGGGTCCCGCTCTCGGCGGTGGCGATCGCGGTCGTGGTCGTCGGGACGGCGCTGGCCGCCGCAGGCGTGTTGGGAGGATAGCGTGATCGAGCGTGATGTGGTTCTGGCCGGCAAGCACGGTCTCCATGCGCGGCCTGCCGCGGAGTTCGTGAAGCTCGCAGGCCGGTTCGACTCGGATGTCCAGCTCTCGAAGGGCGACATGACGGTGGACGGCAAGAGCATCATGGGTGTCATGATGCTGGCCGCCGAGTGCGGGAGCACCGTCACGCTGCGCGTCAAGGGGCCCGACGAGGCGGCTGCCGCCGAGGCGCTGTCGGCCTTCCTGTCGTCGGAGCGACCGGAGGAGTGAGCCGTTGATCGACCCTTCGCGCATCGGTCGTTGCAGGTTCCTCGAGGGCATCCCGGCGTCTCCCGGCATCGCCATCGGGCGGGTCTTCGTGCTCGACACCGAGCGCCCGCGCGTGGACGACGTCGCGGTGCCGCCCGAGCGGATCGAGGACGAGGTGCGGAAGTTCACGACCGCTCTCGAGGAGACGAGGGGCGAGATCGCGCACCTCCGGGACGGGCTGGCCGAGGACCTTGGAGAGACGCGCGCCCGGATCTTCGACGCGCATCTCATGATCCTGGACGACGCCATGGTCGTCGACGGGACGCTGCGGAGGATCCGTGAGCAGCGGGCCTCCGCTGCGGTCGCGCTCACGCAGACCATCGGCCAGGTCACGGGCGCGATGGAGAGGACGCGGGACGAGTACCTGCGTGACCGCGTCTACGACATCAAGGACATCGAGCGGCGCCTCCTCATGCGGCTCCTCGGACGGAGCGCCGCTTCGCTCTCGGAGCTTGAGGAGGACGTGCTGATCGTCGCGCACGACCTCGGCGTGACGCACACGGCCGCGATGCGGCGCGAGCGCGTGATCGGCTTTGCGACCGAGGCGGGAGGCAGGACGTCCCACGCGGCCATCATGGCGCGTTCGATGGAGATCCCCGCGGTCGTGGGGCTGCGGAACGCGACGCAGGCCGTGCGGCAGGGCGAGGTGGCGATCCTCGACGGCATGCAGGGCCTTCTCGTCTACGAGTACGACGACGCCGTGTTCGACCACTACCGCGAGCGCAAGCGCCAGCACGAGGAGTTCGAGCGGCAGCTGCTCTCCCTCAAGGACTACCCGGCGATCACCCGGGACGGACGGACGCTCGAGCTTCAGGCGAACATCGAGGTGCCTGAGGAGGTCCACTCGGCGATCGCGCACGGCGCCGCGGGCATCGGCCTCTTCAGATCGGAGTACCTCTTCCTGGAACCGGGGCACCTGCCGTCGGAGGAGGACCAGTTCGAGGCCTACGCGTCCGTGGCGGCGGCGGTGGCGCCGTCGCCGGTCGTCGTGAGGACGCTCGACGTGGGCGGCGACAAGCTCGCGCCGCCCGGAAGCGGCGAGCGCGAGGCGAACCCCTTCCTCGGCTGGCGCGGGATCCGCTACAGCTTGTCGCACACGGACCTGTTCATGACGCAGCTCCGGGCGATCCTCCGGGCGAGCGCCCGGGGGACCGTCCGCGTGATGTTCCCGATGGTGTCGTCGCTTCACGAGGTCCGCGACGCGAAGCAGGTGCTCGCGGCGGCGCGCGAGGAGCTCCAGGTGCGCGGCGAGGCGTTCGACCCGAACATGGCCGTCGGGATCATGGTGGAAACGCCGGCCGCAGCGACGATCGCGGACTCCCTGGCGAGCGAGGTCGACTTCATGAGCATCGGGTCGAACGACCTCATCCAGTACTCGCTCGCCGTGGACCGCGGCAACGACCGCGTCGCCTACCTGTACGACCAGTACCACCCCGCGGTGCTGCAGCTCATCGCGCAGACGATCCGCTCGGCCAAGAGACACCGGAAGTGGGTCGGTCTGTGCGGGGAGATGGCGGGGGACCCCCTGGCGCTCCTGGTGCTTCTCGGGCTGGGGTTGGACCAGCTTTCGACCAGCCCCGTGATGCTGCCGGAGATCAAGAGCCTCGTGCGGTCGACGAGCTACGCCTTCGCGAGGAAGGTGGCCTCGCGGGTGCTGCGGCTCCGAACGGGGGCCGACGTGCGCCGCTATCTCGAGGGCGTCGTGAAGAAGCAGTTCCCGGAACTGAGCGCCACGGAGATGATCCCATGATGAACCTCGATGACACGGGCGCCCTGCGTGCGGGCGACCCGAGCGGCATGCTCGGCCATCTCGAGGGGTTCCCCGAGCAGCTCGAGCGGGCTCTGGAGATCGGCCGGAGGGCGACGCTCACGCTGTCGGGACGCGGGGCGCGCGCGGTCGTTGTCGCCGGCATGGGCGGCTCGGCCATCGGCGGCGAGATCGCGGCCGCGCACCTGGCGGGCTCGATCTCGGTCCCGATGATCGTCGTGAGGAACTACGAGATGCCGGCCTTCGTCGGCGCCGACACGGTCGTCGTCGCCGCGAGCTACTCCGGGAACACCGAGGAGACGCTGGCCGCGTACCGTGACGCGCACGCGCGCGGGGCTCGCGTCCTCTGCGTGACCACGGGGGGCGAGCTCGCCGCCCGCGCGGCGGACGACGGCCACGACGTCATCGCGATCCCGGGGGGCCTGCCGCCGAGGGCGGCGCTCGGGTACGGCCTCGTTCCGTTGCTCGTTTCGCTCGCGCGTCTGGGGCTCTCGCCTGACCCCGGCGAGGACGTCGCCGACGCGGTGGCCGTCTGCCGCCGCTCGGTCGCCGCGCACGGGGCGGCGGCGCCGGCCGCGAGGAACCCCGCGAAGGAGATCGCGGGGTGGCTTTGCGGGGGCCTGCCGGTGATCTACGGCACCACGCCGCGGACGGCGGCCGCGGCGAGCCGGTGGTGCGGCCAGCTCGCGGAGAACTCGAAGGTCGTCGCGCACCGCGCCGAGATCCCCGAGATGAACCACAACGAGATCGTCGGCTGGAGCGGCGAGCGGCCGCTGTGCGGCTCGGCGCGCGTCGTGTTTCTGGGGGACCCCGGCGACCACCCGCGGAACGCGCTTCGGGCGGACTTCACGCGGCGCGAGGTCGAGGCCGCGGGCGCGGCCGCGCGCGTTGTCACCGCGGCGGGCGCGACGGCGCTGGGCAGGCTGATGTCGCTCGTCTCGCTGGGCGACTTCGTCAGCGTGTACCTGGCCGCGCTGGGGGGCGTGGACCCGACGCCCGTTGAGCCCATCGGCCGACTCAAGAGCGCTCTCGGCGAAGCCCCTGCGGAGCCCAGCTCCGGGAGGATCTCATGAAGGTCATCATCCCTGTCGCCGGCATGGGCACGAGGCTGCGGCCCCACACGCACACGATGCCCAAGGCCCTGGTCCGGGTCGCCGGCAAGCCCATTCTGGGGCACATCCTGGACGAGATCGTGCCGCTGGGCGTGCGCGAGGTCGTCCTGGTGACGGGCGCGATGGGGGAGCGCGTGCGGGACTACATGGCCGCGGCCTATCCGAATCTCACGCCGTGCTACGTGCATCAGGAGGAGACGCGGGGCATCGGGCACGCGATCTGGCTCACGCGGCACTGCGCGGACGACGGCCCGACGCTCATCGTTCTCGGCGACACGGTCGTGACGGCCGACTTCCACGGTCTGACCGGCGGGAGCGTCACGCGCATCGGCGTCAAGGAGGTCGCGAACCCGCAGCTCTTCGGCGTCGTCGAGGTGGACGGCGACCGCGTCGTGAGCCTCGTCGAGAAGCCGGACGTGCCGCCGAGCAACCTGGCCATCGTCGGCCTCTACCACATCGCCAACACCGCGCTCCTCTTCGAGTGCCTGAGCGACCTGGTGGAGAAGGACATCCGGACCAAGGGGGAGTATCAGCTGACCGACGCTCTCAAGATGATGCTCGAGCGAGGCGAGGAGATGAAGACGTTCCCCGTCGGCGGGTGGCACGACTGCGGACGCCCCGAGACGCTCCTTGAGACCAACAGGTTCCTGCTGGCCCGCTCGGCGGCGAACAGCGTGACCATCCCCGGGTCGATCGTCATACCGCCGGTCTCGATCGACCCGACGGCCGTCATCGAGCGGTCGGTCGTCGGTCCCTACGCGTCCATCGCGGCAGGCGCCGTCATCCGGGACTCCATCGTGCGCGACAGCATCCTCAACGCCGAGGCGAAGGTGGAGGGCAGCCTTCTCGACCGTTCGCTCATCGGCGAGCACGCCGTCGTGAGGGGTTACTTCCAGAGACTGAACGTGGGCGATTCGTCGGAGATCGAGATAGGCGGATGACGGACGCCGCGCGGAGATCCGCGCGGGCCGCGGCCGCCGGAACGGAGGGTACGTTGGAGCGACACCTCTTCACATCCGAGTCGGTGACGGAGGGACACCCGGACAAGGTCGCGGACCAGGTGTCCGACGCCGTGCTTGACGCGATCCTGGGGCAGGACCCGGTGGGCAGGGTGGCGTGCGAGGTGCTGGTGACGACCGGTCTCGCCTTCATCGCCGGCGAGATCTCGACGTCGGCGTACGCGGACATTCCGACCATCGTGCGCGACACGATCCGCGACATCGGCTACACGGATCCCAGGTGCGGCTTCGACTGGGAGACGTGCGCCGTGATCACGGCGATCGGCGAGCAGTCGCCCGACATCTGGAAGGGCGGGAGCGGCGAGCTGCAGCACGGGGTCAAGGAGGGCGGCGCCGGCGACCAGGGCATGATGATCGGCTACGCGACGGACGAGACGAAGGAGTACATGCCGCTGCCGATTCACCTCGCGCATCTCCTGGCGCGCCGTCTCGCGAAGGTGCGGAAGGACGGGGTTCTCGGCTACCTGAGGCCCGACGGCAAGACGCAGGTCACCGTGGAGTACGAGGACGGCAGGCCGGTGCGGGTCGACACGGTCGTCGTGTCGGCGCATCACAGCCCCGACGTCACGATGACGCAGATGGTCGACGACGTCCGCGCCCACGTGGTCGATCCCGTGTTGCCGAGGGAGCTCGTCGAGGGCGGCTTCATCCTCCACGTCAACCCGACAGGCCGCTTCGAGAAGGGCGGCCCGGCCGCCGACACGGGCCTTACCGGAAGGAAGATCATCGTGGACACGTACGGCGGCTACGCGAGCCACGGGGGCGGAGCGTTCTCCGGAAAGGACCCGACGAAGGTCGACAGGTCAGCGTGCTACGCGGCGCGCCACGTGGCGAAGAACATCGTTGCGGCGGGGCTTGCCCGGCGCTGCACGATCGAGCTGGCGTACGCCATCGGCGTGGCGGAGCCCGTCTCGATCATGATCGACGGCCACGGGACGGGAGCGGTGAGCGACGCGGACCTCGTCGCGCTCGTGAGGAAGCGCTTCGATCTGAGGCCGCTCGAGATCATCAGGCGGCTCGATCTCCGTCGACCCATCTACCGCCGGACGGCGGCCTACGGCCACTTCGGGCGCGAGGAGCCGGACTTCACGTGGGAGCGACTCGACATGGTCGACGAGCTCAGGAGGGGATAGGAGAGACCATGCCACACGACATAGCCGACGCAGGCCTGGCGCGGGCGGGCAGGGACCGCACGGAGTGGGCGGCGCAGAGCATGCCCGTCCTGAGGAGCATCGCCGAGCGCTTCGCGCGCGAGCGGCCGCTCGAGGGGCGGGTCATCGGCGCGTGCCTCCACGTGACGACCGAGACGGCGAACCTCGTCACGACCCTCGTCGCCGGCGGGGCTCGCGTCTCGCTCTGCGCGTCGAACCCGCTCTCGACGCAGGACGACGTCGCCGCGCATCTCGCCGAGGACCAGCGTGTCGCGGTCTACGCCGTGCGCGGCGAGGACCACGACCGCTACTACGCGCACATCCGGTCGGTCCTGGCGGCCGGCCCGAGCATCACGCTCGACGACGGCGCCGATCTCGTCTCGACCGTGCACGAGGAGAGGGCGGACGTCGGGGGCGACCTCCTGGGAAGCCTCGAGGAGACGACGACAGGCGTGATCCGCCTCAGGGCGATGGCGAAGGACGGGGCGCTCAGGGTCCCGGTGATCGCCGTCAACGACGCGAAGACGAAGCACA comes from the Candidatus Effluviviaceae Genus I sp. genome and includes:
- a CDS encoding NTP transferase domain-containing protein; this translates as MKVIIPVAGMGTRLRPHTHTMPKALVRVAGKPILGHILDEIVPLGVREVVLVTGAMGERVRDYMAAAYPNLTPCYVHQEETRGIGHAIWLTRHCADDGPTLIVLGDTVVTADFHGLTGGSVTRIGVKEVANPQLFGVVEVDGDRVVSLVEKPDVPPSNLAIVGLYHIANTALLFECLSDLVEKDIRTKGEYQLTDALKMMLERGEEMKTFPVGGWHDCGRPETLLETNRFLLARSAANSVTIPGSIVIPPVSIDPTAVIERSVVGPYASIAAGAVIRDSIVRDSILNAEAKVEGSLLDRSLIGEHAVVRGYFQRLNVGDSSEIEIGG
- a CDS encoding methionine adenosyltransferase gives rise to the protein MTDAARRSARAAAAGTEGTLERHLFTSESVTEGHPDKVADQVSDAVLDAILGQDPVGRVACEVLVTTGLAFIAGEISTSAYADIPTIVRDTIRDIGYTDPRCGFDWETCAVITAIGEQSPDIWKGGSGELQHGVKEGGAGDQGMMIGYATDETKEYMPLPIHLAHLLARRLAKVRKDGVLGYLRPDGKTQVTVEYEDGRPVRVDTVVVSAHHSPDVTMTQMVDDVRAHVVDPVLPRELVEGGFILHVNPTGRFEKGGPAADTGLTGRKIIVDTYGGYASHGGGAFSGKDPTKVDRSACYAARHVAKNIVAAGLARRCTIELAYAIGVAEPVSIMIDGHGTGAVSDADLVALVRKRFDLRPLEIIRRLDLRRPIYRRTAAYGHFGREEPDFTWERLDMVDELRRG